The genomic DNA CTGGTATTTTTTTTTCTCGTTCTGAATTACTCTATTTTTTCCTTGCCATTCGATTAATAACGAAAACCAAATATGAGCCTATAAGTTTTTAAAGTGTTGTTAATTGTTTATAATATAATGACACCCTTAGATGATTATGCAAAATCAATGCTTCTGTTTTGGTCAAGATGATTTTGATTGGTAAAACACTTTAGTTTATTGACTTTTCACTTTTTCCTCTTTTGGAAAGAGAAATTGGGTTATTTTATGTTGGATAATTTGATATTCTCccgtcttttttttttcttctgttTTCGAAAATATGGGCTCCATTCGTtcattaataataaaaaactaaTCAAGATAATCCGATTTTTAGAACAAATTCGTTAGTCGTGGtggaaaatttaaaaatcaatcaCATGCCATAACTATAACTGGCGATGGAACATTTAAATGCTGCCGATCCGCTAAACTGATTGCCCTTTCATCAGGCAAAGCAATACTTATGCCTTTGCCTGCATGGTTTGGTCAACTGGCCCGCCATCTATGAAACAGAAGTTGACCACTTTGTCAATACAATATTCTTCATTAATTTATGTCTCAAAACAGAGTTTAGTGAGACATTTGATTTTATTCTATGGTTATTAAACTATAACTATTCTCTGTTGATTTTTCACTGTCTTTTCTCTTATTTCATCAATTATCTATATCACTGTACAATGGACTCGAGATTTCTGCAGTGAAAGTTACCCAGTAAACGTAGGCTACTATCTCAACCTCGCCTTGTGAACTATGTTGCTGGAACTTGATTACGCTAGGATATGTGTTTGATATTAATATATTTGATCATGGAAAagtttttttaatgtatttaaagagtatttagaaaattatatttctatattcatattcaaatatatataaaaagtatatacttcaatcattgtAAAAGTAGGGATTGTCATATGAAATCTTATgattatttggaaaatcatttttTCAATTGTCATTGCTGGTTCTTTacatttcatttctttttctagaTAATAACAGACTTAAAATCTTCACCGGTATCTTTGTTCTTAATGATTAATGGGTTAACTCCAGCATATTAACTTGAATCATAGGTGAAGTCGCCATTGACTCTCATCAAGATGAGGCTGCCGATACTAAAGGGGAAGATGAgggaattgaagaagaaaaaggagGAGAAGAAGAAATCCGAAGCAGAGTAACCTATAACATCGTGTTTGTTACTGCTGAAGCTGCACCGTATTCAAAGACTGGTGGATTAGGAGATGTTTGCGGTTCTTTGCCGGGCGTGCTGGCTGGCCGTGGACATCGAGTCATGGTTGTCTCTCCTAGATACCTCAACGGAACATCCGCCGACAAAAATTTCACTGGTGCTTATGATGTTGATCGCCGCATTAAGGTACCTTGCTTCGGAGGGGAGCAAGAGGTCGCATTCTTCCATGAGTATAAGAAGGGTGTTGATTGGGTAAGAATTTCCTCATAGAGCATCCTCATTTGCCATCTCTATATAAGTTTATTAGATCCATGCATGTATTTCTCAAGTTAGTGGAGTGGGAGataattttaataatgttttaaGTGGTTTGCCTCCATTCAAGGTATTTGTGGACCATCCTTCATACCATAGACCTGGAAATCCATATGGTGATAGTCATGGTGCTTTTGGTGATAATCAGGTAAACTTGTATTTGTCCTGCTTGTCATTCGATGTTACTTTTTCGATACATTAAAATGACCTtttttttgtctcgttttttGGCTTTACAGTTTCGGTTTACTTTACTTTGCCATGCAGCATGTGAAGCTCCGTTAGTGCTTCCATTGGGAGGGTATACCTATGGCGAGAAGTGTCTCTTCCTTGTCAATGATTGGCATGCCGGTCTAGTCCCTGTGTAAGTTGTTGCCTGCTTGCTTATTATTGCAATTGTTTTCTGTTTTGATCTCATTTACCAAATATTTTTCCTATTATAGTTTTTTGAGATGTATCATCTTTGCAAATTTTGTGGACTGTTGATTTTACATGTTAAATTTTCAGGCTTTTGGCTTCCAAATACCGTCCTTTCGGAATTTATAAGGATGCTCGGAGCATCCTTGTAATTCATAACCTTGCACATCAGGTAAATGCTTTTTGCTTTGTTCTTGATTCTCTCATTTTCCGGCACATTGAGACTAGTAAACCCAACtcttatgaatcaaatttctgcAACAATGATTTTAAGCATATTGTTTTCCATGTGCTAGGGAGTGGAACCTGCAGCAAGCTTTAAGAACTTGGGACTGCCGTCGGAGTGGTATGGGGCATTGGAATGGGTGTTTCCTACATGGGCAAGGACACATGCTCTCGACACAGGGGAAGCCGTCAATATTTTAAAGGGTGCAATCGTGACAGCAGATCGAATACTTACCGTTAGCAAGGTGATTTGTTTTGCACATGTTCtattttttatgttatatttaCATCTTAAATGTTACACTTAAATATTACGTTGCTTCGGCTCTTTGTTTATCTTAAAGTACGTGTGCTCAACACATGTATATGACATATTCAGGCATGGATATTTGAAAAATGTGAACATCAGTAATCTTAAAAGATTGATTTAGTCTACTATATTTGTTAATTGTAGGGGTATGCATGGGAAATAACAACGGTTGAAGGCGGATATGGTTTAAACGAGCTATTAAGCAGTCGAAGGATTGTTCTTAATGGTAAGTGTCCTCTACTTTATAAATAAACTGTGTCCGTTATGTTATACTGGTACAAATCCAAAAGCTTTTAGGCCATGCACATACAATTATTGTGAAGGTTAAGTTTTGTGCCCAAGTTTCCCCATGACACCCCATTTCTGATGGGTACGACGTTTAGTAAGACCTTTATCTAGGTCTTAGCTTTGTCTGTAAGCCCCACTAAGGTAAAAAACAGACCATTTTAGAGAAAATGCATGCATCAATCATGGGTCATGCTTATTGCCTCAGATGAGATTAGATGTTTTATAACTGGATATTTTTTAAGCATTCAATGATGATCAGGAATTGTGAACGGCATTGATGTTACGGAATGGGATCCGTCTTCAGATGAGCACGTCAGTTTCCATTATTCCGCTGATGATCTCTCCGGCAAGGTTATTTCTCTCTTGCTTCTACTGTTAGATAGTCATTCATAACCGAAAAAGTTGATGTTCTAATTCTTGTCCAAACCTGAATCGATTGTAAACTTCAGGCTCGATGCAAGACTGCTCTTCAACAGGAACTAGGCCTTCCAATTAGGCCTGAATGCCCCTTGGTAAGATTTTACTTCTTGTTAGGGTAAACTTGGTAGTGAAGAAACTATTCTCCTTTCATTCATTGCTCGCTAAGTTGGGCTTTACAGATTGGATTTATAGGGAGACTGGACTATCAGAAAGGCATTGACCTAATCCGTTGGGCGATTCCCGAGCTTATGGAAGACAATGTACAATTCGTAAGTGAGTTTTCCATTTACTTAATAACCTCGGTACTTTTGACTTAGAATTACTCTTAATCCGCTTATGGATGGTAAAGCTAGATTTATCTTTGTTGAGGACCATGACTTATATAGTCATTATTGGTTGATCCGAACTTCCTTCAGGTAATGCTTGGCTCTGGGGACCCCCTCTATGAAGACTGGATGAGAGCAGCAGAGAAAACTTACAGAGATAAATTTCGCGGTTGGGTCGGATTTAATGTTCCCATTTCTCATCGGATTACTGCGGGGTAATcaaaccatttttttttattgttaacACGTTACTAGAGAATTGAGATAACCATTAACACAGCATTTTTCAATTTTTCTGGAATGAGCAGCTGTGACATACTGTTGATGCCTTCAAGATTCGAACCTTGCGGATTAAATCAATTGTATGCAATGAGATATGGTACTGTACCAGTAGTTCATACCACAGGAGGACTTAGAGTGAGTTAAAAACAATAACGTGTTCTAAGCCGTTCCATTTTTATCACATTGCGTTTCATGcatcaaaattttttctttttcaggACACTGTAGAGAATTTCAATCCGTATGCTGGAGATGGTAGCGGGGAAGGCACAGGGTATGCAATACACTTAGACTGATATTCTCAATAACTTGACTGTATGTATAGAAGGCTGTAAATTAACACAAGACTGTGTTCCAGATTTTGTGCATGCTTGTCATAGACGAAATCACAAAGGGATGAAACTGTTAAATTGTATATAGTATTGAAATGGTTGTGGCATGTGGTTGCAGGTGGACTTTTTCTCCCCTTACAAAAGAGAGTATGCTGGAGGTATGTTAATTCCATGCATATAAGATTAAATTTCAATTTCTCGTCTCCTTTTTTACTCCCTTCGAGCTTGCCCTTGGAAATCGAAATAAGATTGATCTTACTGCGCAGGCATTAAGAACAGCTATAATGACATACCGAGACCACAAGTCAACATGGGAAGCATTGATGAGAAGAGGTATGCAAAGAGACTTCACCTGGGAAACTGCTGCCATTCATTACGAGCAGGTTTTCGAATGGGCTTGTATCGATCCGCCATATATTACTTGATCGGGAAACAGAAGACTTAATCATAGAAATGGGGAAAAACCCCTTTAAAAGTTCCAAGACATTAGAAATACTCAAGCTCTTGCTGCTAATAATTGTGGTGAATGAATCAGTGGGAAGATATTTACATGGTTCAGTGCATTGGTTATTCTTTCTTCTGTTTAGATTATAGTTTAGCTTGCAAATgtacttttttcttttctttttaattctacAGAACTAATATCTTAATATTAGAAAAATCATTTTACTTATAAGTATTATTATCCAAATAAGAGAAAAATTCAACTCtcttgcttcattttcttttctcttcgtCTAATCAAATAAACATAACTGTTTGTAGAAATTCATATATCGTAAGTTGATtagtaatatttatattaatccaTTCTCTTCCAATCCTAAACGGAAATCATGCAAACCCAGCAATCACGGCACTGATTACACACTATCAATGGCTTTGTATCGCATGTTCAAAGGAAATTAACTAACACCGCTATGAGCCACGATTTCAAACCCGCAAAAAGTCCCCTTCCACGTTCAAacgaaattaaaaaatatatatattttcattcaataatTACGCTATCAAGGGCTTTGCATTGAATTGCATTTTCATAGTATAATACATGAAAATTAAactctcttttctatttttctatttttttccctaaatttGAATCTCTAATTGCAATATTTGAATTTCATTTTATTACATGTGTATATCATGTTTgacttttgtttaatttttttccgAATTGATCTAGTTTTATTCGATTAttcatttattatgttttataatggaatCACAATATAGCTTAAATTGAATAAAACATTTAATTTCTAAACTGAGAACTTATTGAGTTGGAACAAGAAGGAATCATTACTAAAAATATAGAATAGGTTAAAATCTCAAGCATGGAATCCATTTAGAGGACTTTAATTGAAGAAGACAGCACAATACTAGCCTCGCTTGCCTTCCAAGAGCATACAATGTGTAGCACAGCTTTGCCCTCTTCAGTCCACCAAAAATGGTGGTGGGGTTCGCGATGGCAGCCTTGCAACTAACACTTCACTTTAAAATGGGATATGGTTGGTTCCCGAGAAAGGGGATAGAGATAGTTGATATGTTCAATCAGGCTGAGCTCCGGAAAATTAGACCATCATTTCCCCCGCAACAGGTGGGGAGAAATAGAGAAATGGGACCAGTGACGAATATCGATAAGATTCTCTTTGGAAAACTGAGGTAAGAAAGGTGGcggaaaaaaaaattgattcgCTTTTTAATGTTGATTTCATTGCAGTTTAGAAGTGATTTGAATATATCGGATTGGTTGTCCATTCGTAAGTTTAtaaaatctaattaaattaaatcattttaacTCTGTTATGAGCTAATATGAAATTACTTAGTAACTAAAAGAATAAATAAgaaggaaagaagaagaaaagatttTAGAGAAGAAATTAGAACATACATAAAGCTTCCAAAGCATCATTGTATATACATAAACCAATTATTATACAACATACTTAAAACAATAAATTTCCTGATCTAATGTCAAAAACAGGGACATACACATACCAAAAAAAGGGTCAGTAAGTCATCTGTATCAGACAGGGATCTATTTGTAAATAAATGGACAAGTTTCCTAATGATCTGCTCAAAATTCTCCAAAATGAAATACAAAAGGTAACACATGAAAAGAGGATTAAGTTTTTAAGTAAATACTGCACTGAATGGCAAATAATGCGAAACTGGGGTTACAGATTCAGATCATCATGATAACATCGGTTGTGTGAGTTGGTGTTGGAATATAAGTATTAATACTATTGTGAGACGGTTATTTATGGACAaaatcaagagactcaacggaCCGAAGCAGACAGTAATAGTAACAGCAACAGCAACAGATTTTAAGGTTATAAATGGGGAGTGGATCCTTGCTTAAAAGTTCCAGCTGCACAACAAGTGGAAAGACAATAACAAGGTTGTCTAAATGAAGGCTAGGTTTTTTCATTTTTGGTTTTGGTTAGTTTCAGGTTACCCCTCTGCTTTAAATTTTAATCTGGTAATCTCGACTGGTTCACAGATTAAGGCACATTCTGTCCGATCCACTGCACACATTTAACAGCTAAAGCTGCTGCGATGCCTCCTATGTCTCGAGAAACATCCAGTTCCGATGAGGTTCTTATGCAGCAAAGCTTGTTGTTCTCTGAAAGTCTCAAGGTACAGTAGTGCTTGTATTTCTATATATTACTCAACATTTAGCTCTTCTTTATTGTAGGCTTCAGCATTTTGAAGGCTGAGCAGCTTTTCTAATGGCTTGTTACCAGCATTCAAGCTTTGGTTATAAGCAAATCTAGTTATGTTTGAAACTGTATGCAGGACATACTTTGCAGTTTGATGCTAAATAtatgggaaaaattacaaaaatcaaACATACTCGCATCGGGCTTAGACCCATATAGACATTTAAACCCGAGTCCGAATAACATAGGTTTTCTGTTACTGTGTTTCAGGGTTTGAAGAATCTGAGAACACAGCTATACTCAGCAGCTGAGTATTTTGAGGTATCTTACACCAATGATGATCAAAAGCAGATGTGAGTTAATTCATATTCCTCAAAGCTCATACGTTCAATCGTTGGTGTTGGAGTTTTTATTTTTGTTCATCATATTGTTGTTTAACAAGTAATTAGAACTCATATATATTTGCAGGGTGGTAgaaatattgaaagattatgCCATCAAAGCTCTTGTGAACACTGTAGATCATTTGGGTTCAATGACATACAAGGTTAATGATCTTTTGGACGAAAATCTCGAACAGGTTTCAGGAACAAAGCTCCGAGTATCTTGTATCGAACAGGTAAGGTAGGATTATTTTTCAGCACATAGTGAAATAACACATGGTAATTGGACTCGGGTTTGAGCTTCGGATACGGTATTATAGAGGCTAGAGACATGCCGAGCCTTAATCGATCGTGAAGGGCTTTCCCAACAGTCGCTGGTCATTAATATGCCAAAGTACCATAAACGGTACATCTTGCCAGGCAAATTACCTTTCTTTGTTACTCGTAACTCTTCATCTTTTTTCCAATTTAAGCAATTATGAAGATAAGGGTAtctgttcttttttctttttttttttctttcaacgtCTTTCAGCTGGGGAAAGCATTAATGGTGCAAACAGAACAAAGTTGAAATTCGTAGGATGTGGCCTAGACGATGAAGATGACTGGCATCAGTTAAGGAATGGTAGTTGATCTCTCAATCCTTTTATATCAGTTCTTATATATCGAATTCTGACAAGATTCTAATGTAACTTCCTACTTGTACTGTTTCCTTCTAAGCTGTCCGCGCTACAATTCAAGAAACCCCGACATCTTCAGTCTCCAGAACCCCGATGTCGTTCCGGTAAAGGCTAACAAACATTACATTTGTAGTGCAATGCATTAGTAAACCGTAGCTACTTATCTGATACTTATTCTAGTGATCATTGCAGGAAAGGCCATTCTCCAACACTTTCTCCGCCGCCTCTGCAGCAATCCGCAATCTTTTCCTTTATGGACACCATGCGAGGTTGGGATacaatttctttttcttcttttacttCAATAGTTATGAACTCATTGATGATGTTAAAATGCATGACCAGAGAAGCAAACAGTATCACCACATCGATTTCCGCTTTCACGGTCTGAATCCATCAGCAGGCCTACAACCCCAAATAAGAGCCAGCCGACTACTCCGAATTCAGCCAGTGTGATGCAGCGGGTGAGCATATAATAATTAACTAGTCTCTCAATGAAGCATTgcgctctttttttctttttctttttttttctaacatgaatttgatttttttttttttagtatccATCAGGGACTCGAAAATCAGCCTCGATGCGTCTTCAATCGGAGAAAGGTAGCCCCAAAGACATTGATCAGTATCCGAACAAAAGTAAGAGACTCCTCAAAGCATTGCTTAGTCGTCCGAAATCAAAGAAAGATGAGATGCTATATACTTATCTGAACGAATATTGAGAAAAAAATCTTCAAGGATGATGATGATAGAGGGCCTATAAAATAGCCAGTGACGGTGGCAAAGAAACTAAGAGAGGGAATCCAGTGAGGAAAGCCTCTACACTTGCACCTCTTCGTTCTTTATTTTTGTTCACGGAAGGCCAAAAAGTTCAGATATAAAAGAAGGAAAGTCTCTAGATTGAATCCTGGGTTCGGTTACCTTCTCTTCTATCCACAACCAATGTATATTTTTTCTGTAGTATTTCAAAGTTGGCCTGCAATGATGTGTGTGTATGCATATATCATTGTTAACCAGACATTGCATGCAATATTGATAGAAGCCTTTTGAAGTTTAATTGAGTTAGTTTTTACTATTTAAAGTTCTACCTAACATGGTCACAGTTATTTCATCATGTCCTATATTTTAACCAATGTTGCAAATAACTATTTCACATCCGGGTTTAATTTTATAAGACTTGGTTTAGCTTCATTTTGGAAAAATCTTTTTCTTCGGGGTTTGGGGCTAAAGTATTAGATAAAATCCCGGTCAATGAGTTCGGAAATGAGCAAAAACAGCCACCTGTCTCTGCCCTTTAAACAGCTTACAGGTTAAAGCAACCATCAGTTGATATTAATTATTTCTGGTTTTAAATCGCTAACAGATATACCTGTATCTAAAAAAGTATTGAACATAAGTATCAAACACACAAGAGGAAATGAAGAGTCGTAAAAGGAGAAGAATTCGGCATAACTTAGTGATAGTTCCACATGTTTAAACCTGATCAACATACATAAAGAAAAAAACCTGGAAGATAACGGTGAGCTAGAAGCTAAGCTTACATCCTAATTTAAATTACATGTGTATCATTAAGAATACAAAAGATGAAGAACAGAATAACGAAAAAGAATGCATTAATGCCAGAATCCCACAGCATTTATTGTAAAATTGCAATAATCAAAGATCACAATACCATTCCTGGGCCAAGTTCTTCGATGGTTTTCGAGGCAAGTGTGAGTACATCAACGAAAGCTGAAAATGATGCACGGAGAAACCTAGCTTCAACTGCTTCAAAGTGCCTGATTGTTTACAAAGTGTGATTAGGAAATGGCATTGGAAAGAACAAAGCATTCAAACAGAGAAAGTAAAATATTAGCACCTATGTTGCTCAGATTCTTCCAGGTACATATTGGGACATGAGTATTAAGATATGGCCCTCCAAGGACTTaccaaatacatggaaaaacttGTATAAATTTGAGCATGCCCATATAGTATGCAAATCAGTTTATGATACAAGTAACATAAATTACTACATTGGAGTGAGAACATTTCAACCCTGAAGTTCCTTGTCCCCCACGTTTTGGATATCATTTGTTGGATTATGCGACAAGAGATAAGCGTTTCTCATCACTTCACTCATCCTAAACTCTAATGCCTAAAACTCGAGCTTAAGGTACCAACAAAGGGTGACAAAGTGTTGATGGTTGGGGCAGTGGGTTTTTTCAAACATTATGTAAACATGGAATGGAACCACAAGCTAAACTACGTCTATGTCAAATCAATCAAAAAACATAACACTATGTTTCTCCGATTCCAAGTGACGGTCCAATGTGTATGCTAAatctttttaatattttcccaGCACTGGTATAATCCGGTATCTATATCCGAACATGTGGCATGTAACATAATAATATAGGATACACGCCATGCAATTCCTATAAAAGATGAATTTGAAAGTAATAACCAGAGAAAAACATTTTTGTTCAATTTAAAGAAGATAGTAAGTAATTTACACAGAAAGTTTCCCATCAGAGATCGACATTTGCCTCTTCACTTTATCTGGTTGCAACTGCATTACAACATAAACCAGATTTAAGAACTGCACGTAACAATTACTATAATTCTCATCAACATCATTCCAAGTTAAAAGTACATTACCTCTTTATCAACACCCAATGCAGCATAGACTATTGAAGCATTCTCTTCAGACTCAAAATCTACCTCCAAATCACTGCATATAGTAGAAGAGACATTACAATTGACTTCAAagtccccccccccaaaaaaaaaacccagaaaaCAAAGGGCAAAGCAACTTGTTAACTTTAAGAAGTAACCAAAGGATACCCATAGAATTTTGAGAGCACAAAAGGGGGAAAAAAGTGAGAAAATGACCAGCTGAATTCCCACTGGTTCGGGGCATCTGACAAGTCAGCGATAGCAGCCATGTGAGGTCTTCCAACTGGAACTGCGTTACAAGAAGTTAAGAATCAGCCGAAGACGACGAAATGAAATAGGGTTGAGGACTTAAATAgatacaaagaaaaaaaaggcttAACTACAAAATTGATCCCTGAACTATACTACTTTTCCTTTTAGGTAAGGAACATTTTCTTTTTGTCGAAAGTGgtattttaattatcaattacGTGAATTTTTACCCAAAATGTGTATTTCAAGGTGAAATGAAACAAAATTGATAACTTATATATCCTTTTAATATAAAATTGAAATAcctaaataaaatgataatacaATTAAAACATAAATGAAGGATTTAAAAACAAGACATCATTTTCACTCTTTAATAtcttattttaccattttaaaatGCATTTAATATTTATGTTAATTATTTATAAAGTTGTTATTAATGAATGCGTGATGTTAgagtttatttttatataattttatattatcatATAAACATAAAAGTAAGatgataaattcacatatcaaaaCAAGCGAAATATAAGTAATTATCAAAATTACTTAGATTTATTTAAAGATCCGGCTACAAGCAGCATAATATGATAAAGTCGGTTTTATTTTATGTTGGACTTGAATAAAGTGAATTTTAATTTGAGCTAactaaatttataattcaaatataattataaaatataaaaatattaatgtaaaagtatttataatttttagagaataatctaaataataataaaatgggtTGTTAAACAAATGAAAACACAAAGCAATCAAATTCACTGCTGCTTCTCACTGCAACTTCGATGGCAGCTCCTATTTTTCTCCCCTCTCCCACTTTCACCACTTACAGGTGCATTCTTTATATCTATATGTTATACATGCAATTTCCTTTTTCGAATTACTTTGGGTTTCCTTTATCTGGCTTCTCTAGCATCAAGAACTGTCTCGTCAGCGCTCGCTTATTGAATTCTAATCTTTTCATTGTTTGGGCTAAAGAGAAGAACCCTTTTGGAATCAGTGTTCTTAGCTTTTAAAAAATGTTTCAGGACAATCCAAGCCTCTCTAAACTTGAATTCACGGTGTTGGCTTCGAACCCAGAAACCCAAGCTCCTGCTTTACATGGTACCTGCTACTCCAACTCCAACTGTGAGCAGCCGCAAATTCATGTTCAAACGTTATTCTGCAGTTAACTCATTAGAAACCCATGTCTCTACTCATCAAGATAAGGTCGCTTCTGGTGTTTCATCACAAAATGGCTTCCACAGGTGGGAACTTTATCTTAATTACCCATTTTTAGTTTTgtcattatttttttatgttactGTTTGTTAATTTACCTTTTGGGAATGTCGAATTCTTTGCTTATGTTGCTCCTTTTGATTGAGTTATTGTCAAAATTGAGACATATACTTGTATTCAACTCTCAAGTTCGAGTAACATAGGGCTTTGCCTTTAAGTGATGTACTGTTGGATTGGACCCTTGGTTTCAAGTCTCGCTAATTAAATGATCATTAGTTGTTTATTTGTATAATTTCTCTAGCATATCTCTAGCTAAAGAATCTACAAAAGTTTTAAGGAGCTGGATAACATTggcaatattttgaaattttctttAGAAACATTATATCCTAGTATCTACTATTAGCAGGTCTAAAACATTGTTTGACAAAGCAAGTGACTCCTCTGATGGCACGAGTGACTTTGAGAGGCAGCTTCAAGAGCTATTTAATGAAGTCAAAACTTTAATTACGACGGGGAGCGAGAAGGAAGCTGTAGACCTACTTCAAGCAAATTATGAAGCTGTAAAAGAACAGATGAATGACGGTTCTAAAGGCATTGAAGAAGCTGCTATTCTCGATGTCATTGCTTTGGGTTACATGGCTGTTGGAGAATTTAAGTCTGTACGGTCTCTGCTCGATGCGGTAACTTTCTTTTCCCTTGTAAGCTTAATTTTCAAGTTTTCAAGTGCTTCTTTGTTGTACAGACATGGTATTGCACTTGGCTACTATTAACTTACTGATGTGATTATAGATTGCCAAATCATACATTTTGCAAATGATAATAAGTTTTTGGTGTAGCTTCTTGTATCCTATCTCGGTTAATCCGGTGTTGAATTTCTTAAAATGACTGAATTGGATGATGCTAATGACCAACATATACAAACTGTTTGTGAACTATAACACATCCTAGAGGTTTTTCATGCTTCAAAAGAGA from Gossypium arboreum isolate Shixiya-1 chromosome 9, ASM2569848v2, whole genome shotgun sequence includes the following:
- the LOC108455776 gene encoding uncharacterized protein LOC108455776 isoform X1, whose protein sequence is MAAIADLSDAPNQWEFSWSFSHFFPPFVLSKFYGDLEVDFESEENASIVYAALGVDKELQPDKVKRQMSISDGKLSVHFEAVEARFLRASFSAFVDVLTLASKTIEELGPGMVL
- the LOC108456337 gene encoding protein ABIL2-like isoform X2, which gives rise to MPPMSRETSSSDEVLMQQSLLFSESLKGLKNLRTQLYSAAEYFEVSYTNDDQKQMVVEILKDYAIKALVNTVDHLGSMTYKVNDLLDENLEQVSGTKLRVSCIEQRLETCRALIDREGLSQQSLVINMPKYHKRYILPAGESINGANRTKLKFVGCGLDDEDDWHQLRNAVRATIQETPTSSVSRTPMSFRKGHSPTLSPPPLQQSAIFSFMDTMREKQTVSPHRFPLSRSESISRPTTPNKSQPTTPNSASVMQRYPSGTRKSASMRLQSEKGSPKDIDQYPNKSKRLLKALLSRPKSKKDEMLYTYLNEY
- the LOC108454865 gene encoding starch synthase 1, chloroplastic/amyloplastic; this encodes MESLQVTRLMSCKLSANISHKACSFRPSRQLGFSSLSRRSFQNGKLTVARSDITENGGGFGGLDDSSNSNSIEEEDDDEEEEEKNGLMLGLDRDDCGSVIALQLIPPSGEVAIDSHQDEAADTKGEDEGIEEEKGGEEEIRSRVTYNIVFVTAEAAPYSKTGGLGDVCGSLPGVLAGRGHRVMVVSPRYLNGTSADKNFTGAYDVDRRIKVPCFGGEQEVAFFHEYKKGVDWVFVDHPSYHRPGNPYGDSHGAFGDNQFRFTLLCHAACEAPLVLPLGGYTYGEKCLFLVNDWHAGLVPVLLASKYRPFGIYKDARSILVIHNLAHQGVEPAASFKNLGLPSEWYGALEWVFPTWARTHALDTGEAVNILKGAIVTADRILTVSKGYAWEITTVEGGYGLNELLSSRRIVLNGIVNGIDVTEWDPSSDEHVSFHYSADDLSGKARCKTALQQELGLPIRPECPLIGFIGRLDYQKGIDLIRWAIPELMEDNVQFVMLGSGDPLYEDWMRAAEKTYRDKFRGWVGFNVPISHRITAGCDILLMPSRFEPCGLNQLYAMRYGTVPVVHTTGGLRDTVENFNPYAGDGSGEGTGWTFSPLTKESMLEALRTAIMTYRDHKSTWEALMRRGMQRDFTWETAAIHYEQVFEWACIDPPYIT
- the LOC108456337 gene encoding protein ABIL2-like isoform X1, which encodes MPPMSRETSSSDEVLMQQSLLFSESLKGLKNLRTQLYSAAEYFEVSYTNDDQKQMVVEILKDYAIKALVNTVDHLGSMTYKVNDLLDENLEQVSGTKLRVSCIEQRLETCRALIDREGLSQQSLVINMPKYHKRYILPAGESINGANRTKLKFVGCGLDDEDDWHQLRNAVRATIQETPTSSVSRTPMSFRDHCRKGHSPTLSPPPLQQSAIFSFMDTMREKQTVSPHRFPLSRSESISRPTTPNKSQPTTPNSASVMQRYPSGTRKSASMRLQSEKGSPKDIDQYPNKSKRLLKALLSRPKSKKDEMLYTYLNEY
- the LOC108455776 gene encoding uncharacterized protein LOC108455776 isoform X2, whose amino-acid sequence is MAAIADLSDAPNQWEFSCDLEVDFESEENASIVYAALGVDKELQPDKVKRQMSISDGKLSVHFEAVEARFLRASFSAFVDVLTLASKTIEELGPGMVL